One Archangium violaceum genomic window, ACGCAGAGGCGGTAGTACAGGTCCTCGCGGAAGCGGCCCTCGCGCGAGGCGGCGAGCAGGTCGCGGTTGGTGGCGGCGAGGACGCGCACGTCCACATGGCCGGGACGGCTGGCACCCACGCGCTTGATTTCCCCGCTTTCCAGCGCGCGCAGCAGCTTGGCCTGCAGGTCCAGGGGCAGCTCGCCAATCTCGTCCAGGAAGAGGGTGCCACCGTCGGCCTCCTCGAAGGCTCCCTTGCGCGCGTTGGTGGCGCCCGTGAACGAGCCCTTCTCATGGCCGAACAGCTCGCTCTCGATGAGCTCCTTGGAGATGGCGGCGCAGTTGACGGGGATGAAGGGCTTGTCGGAGCGCTGGGAGCACTCGTGGAGGGCGCGGGCCACCAGCTCCTTGCCGGTGCCGGACTCGCCGAGGATGGTCACCGCGGCGGAGGACGGGGCCACGCGCTCGATGAGCTCGGTGAGCTGCCGCACGGACGGGTCGTTGCCGATGATGCCGTGGAAGGACAGCTCCTTCCGGGTCGGGGTGATGGGCTCGAGGATGAGGTCCGTCTCGCCCAGGCGCAGTGTCGTGGGCAGGCCCACCAGCACCTCGTAGATGCGCACGGAGCCCATCCAGGTGCCGTTGGTGGAATTGGTATCCACCACGTGGAAGTGGCCGTCGCGCCGCGTCACCTTGAGGTGGCGGCCGGAGATGAAGGGATCCTGGATGACGAGATCGCAGGACGGGTCCTTGCCCACGGTGAAGCTGTCGCCGTCACCGCTGAGCTTGCGGACGCTCTCGTTGGCACCCTGCTTGATGCGCACCTGCGCGGGCTGCCAGCGCGAGGCGGAGTCACGGGCCTGGACCTCCGTGCGGGAGCCGACCTCGGTGGGCCCCTCGGACTGGCCGCTGCCATGGAGCCGGAACACGGCGCGCCACTGACCGAGCGCGATGTCCGAACCATCCGCGAGCACACCCCTGCTCAGGGTGGCGCCGGCGACCTGGGTACCCTTACCCGACAGGTCCTCCAGGGTGCACTGCTCGCCATCGAAGACGAGGGCCACCTGCTGCCGGCTCACCTCGGGGTCGGGGACGACGACGTCGCTCTTCTCGCCGCGACCGAGCACCATGCGCTCGCGTCCCAGACCCACCCGCAACACCTCCTCGCCCCGACGAAAGAAAACCAACTCCGGCATCGAGCACTCCCTGTGAAGTCGCGGGACACTCCTAACCCGTGGAGTATCCGACACGCAACTCCCGGAACTGATTTTCAGGGTAGAGTCCCTCTGCCCGACCCGGAGAGTAGCGTTCCCAGGGGGAGGGGGGCTGATGCTCCCTCTCCCGAAGGGAGAGGGGAAGGTGCCGCGAGTCAGTCTCGGAGGCCCCTTTCGTGGTCCTGGCTGGAGGGGATCAACGCAACTGCGGTTGCTGCTGCTGCTGGCGGGCGGGGCCGAAGTTGGGGCGGTTGAAGAAGCCGCCCAGGTGCGCCACGCGGAACTTCGGGTCGGTCTTGTCCGCGGGCAGGATGGACAGGCCCGCGCCCAGCAGGCCCAGCCGCTTCACGAACTCCGGCTCGGCGCGCAGCTTGAAGTCCATGTCCGGCTGGCTCACGTCCAGCCGCTGACCCAACTTCACGGTGCCCGAGCCCTGGACCTCCAGGTCCTCGCTCTTGGCCTGCAACGCCTCCACGGTGCCCAGCCCCTTCTCGATCTTGATGCGCGCGTCGATGTCACCCAGCGCGATCCTCGGCAGGTCCATTGGCGTGGGCTGGCCGTACATGGGCACGGTGATGTTGCCGCCCTGGATGAGCAGCCCCTTCGTGTCCAGCGAGAGCTGGCCGTTGGCCTGGCTCAGGTCGGGCTGGCCGCGGGTCTTCGGGAGGGTGAGGTCGAGCGAGCCGTTCAGCTTGCCCGCCAGGTCCATTCCGCTGAAGCCCTTGAGGTTGCCCGCGGAGGGATCCAGGTCCGACAGCTTCACCGCCACCTTCACATCGCCCAGCCCGCCGACGTTGCCGCTGAGCGAACCGTTCATCAGGTTCGCGTGGAAGGCCAGGCCCGGGGGCAGCAGCGAGGGACGCACCGCCACCGAGTCGATGTTGAGCGGCTCTCCCATTTCCTCGGGGCCGGGGAGCATGCCCGTGTTGCTGGCCAGCATGCCGTGCAGCTCGGGCGTCATCCCGTTGGGCACCTTGCTGAGGCGCACGTTGGTGGCCGTCAGCCCGCGCAGCCCCGGCCGCAGCGAGCCGATGCGCAGCGCGTACCCCGCGTCCGCCGCCGCGTCCACGGCGCGCCGCCGCAGCGTGTCGTACGGGAAGGTGAGGAACAGGCACAACACGAAGGCCACGAGCGAGAACGCACCGTAGCCAACGACGAGCTTCCAGCGGGCGATCTTGGTTTCCGCGGCCATGGTCATTGCTTCATCTTGTAGGTGGAGACGGTCGTCCACGCCGTCAGGGTTTCCGTGGCGTCGCGCGGCTCGAGGCGCAGGCTCTTCACCTTCACCACGCCCGGTCCGCTCTCCACCATGGTCAGGAAGTCATGCAGCTTGCGCAGGTCCACGTCGGTGAACGTCAGCTCCACCGAGCTCTCGACGATCTGCCCGTCGCCGATGCCCACGTCGTTCTTGGGCGTCATGTTGGGCACGGTCAGCCCCGCCTGGGTGGCCTTCTCCTCGACGTAGCTCATCAGCCTCACGTCGCTGCCGGTGAGCTGCTGCTCCACCATCTGCCGCTGCTGGGCGGCCTCGCGGTAGCTGGCCGCCAGCGCCTGCACCTCGCGCAGCTTCGCCAGCTTCTGGTCCGTGCGCTTGCGGTAGTTGCTCGCGCTGTTGGAGAAGGAGAAGAGGATGACGAAGAGCACGAAGGCCAGCACCGCGCCTCCGGTCCCCAGCACCATCTGGCGCTCGCGGGTGGTCAGCCGGTCGAACCAGGCTCGCGCGTCGTTGAGGAGTCCTCGAAGCTTTTCCATGTCCTAGCCCTCCCCGCCTTGCGGCTGCTCGGGGCACTGCACCTGTATGTCCAGGCGGAACGAGACCTTGTTGCCATCCCGCGTCTTCTCCACCTTGCCCTCCTTCACTTCCTTGAAGCAGCGGTGGCCCTTGATCGCCGAGGCGATGGTGTCGATCTGCTTGGAGCTGTCCGTGAGGCCTCGCACGCTGATGCGCTCAAGGTCGATGTCGATACGGTCGAACGTCACCGGAACGTCCGCCGGCACCCGCTGCGTCATCTCCGCCAGCAGGTTGACGGCCGACAGCTTCGGCAGCGCCGCGGCCGGGCTCTCCACGCCCTTGAGGCGGTTGAGCGCGATGTCGTAGTTCTTCTCGCACGAGCCGAGGATGCGCTGGGTGACGTCGCACAGCACGGCGTCCACCTGGGCTTCGCGGCGCGCCAGCACGGAGTTGCGCACCACGCCGCTGGCGATCAGCAGCAGGAGGAGGGTGGCGGCGAACGAGGCCAGCAACCCCACCTTGTCCTTCACGTAGTCGTAGTCACCCTTGAAGGCGAACTCGCCCCGGCGCAGGTTGAAGCGCGGCGCCTTGGCGCCCGAGGCCTGGCCGCGCAGCGCGAGCGAATACGCCTGCATCGCCAGCGGCTGCTCCGAGGCGGACACCGCGCCGGAGGACTCCGGCGGCAGCGCCAGCACGCGCGCGGGAACCCCGAGGTCCTTGCTCAGCTGCTCGGCGATGCCCGGCATGCGCGCGGTGCCACCGCACAGCAGCACGGCGCCCACCTGCCGGCGGGTCCGCGCGGTGAAGGCCTTGAAGGACGGACGCAGCTCGCGCAGCACCGGCTGCAGGCCGCGCACGAAGGCCGCCGCGGCGCGCTCCCCATCCGGCCCCTGGGCCTGGGCCTCGCTCGCCAGCGCTCCGTGCGCCTCCTTCCAGTGGTGCGCTTCCGGCAGTGGCGTCTGGAACTCGGTGGCCAGCGCGCGGCTGAGGCCCAGTCCACCACCGGAGAAGGTACGCGCGAACTCCACGCCCATCCCCGGGCGGCCAATGGCCACC contains:
- a CDS encoding sigma 54-interacting transcriptional regulator is translated as MPELVFFRRGEEVLRVGLGRERMVLGRGEKSDVVVPDPEVSRQQVALVFDGEQCTLEDLSGKGTQVAGATLSRGVLADGSDIALGQWRAVFRLHGSGQSEGPTEVGSRTEVQARDSASRWQPAQVRIKQGANESVRKLSGDGDSFTVGKDPSCDLVIQDPFISGRHLKVTRRDGHFHVVDTNSTNGTWMGSVRIYEVLVGLPTTLRLGETDLILEPITPTRKELSFHGIIGNDPSVRQLTELIERVAPSSAAVTILGESGTGKELVARALHECSQRSDKPFIPVNCAAISKELIESELFGHEKGSFTGATNARKGAFEEADGGTLFLDEIGELPLDLQAKLLRALESGEIKRVGASRPGHVDVRVLAATNRDLLAASREGRFREDLYYRLCVVPLHLPPLRNRRGDILSLAEHFLRTYSPRGQTVRLTPSAVERLQQHTWPGNIRELRNVVHRALLLRKGPNIDAADITFDQEVNRETGVSVPELPPGMTLEQMLLKLERQIVEAALRRYNNNRERVARELGVARSTLFKRLKEWGLTKQEEESE
- the gspN gene encoding type II secretion system protein GspN, which produces MAAETKIARWKLVVGYGAFSLVAFVLCLFLTFPYDTLRRRAVDAAADAGYALRIGSLRPGLRGLTATNVRLSKVPNGMTPELHGMLASNTGMLPGPEEMGEPLNIDSVAVRPSLLPPGLAFHANLMNGSLSGNVGGLGDVKVAVKLSDLDPSAGNLKGFSGMDLAGKLNGSLDLTLPKTRGQPDLSQANGQLSLDTKGLLIQGGNITVPMYGQPTPMDLPRIALGDIDARIKIEKGLGTVEALQAKSEDLEVQGSGTVKLGQRLDVSQPDMDFKLRAEPEFVKRLGLLGAGLSILPADKTDPKFRVAHLGGFFNRPNFGPARQQQQQPQLR
- the gspM gene encoding type II secretion system protein GspM; amino-acid sequence: MEKLRGLLNDARAWFDRLTTRERQMVLGTGGAVLAFVLFVILFSFSNSASNYRKRTDQKLAKLREVQALAASYREAAQQRQMVEQQLTGSDVRLMSYVEEKATQAGLTVPNMTPKNDVGIGDGQIVESSVELTFTDVDLRKLHDFLTMVESGPGVVKVKSLRLEPRDATETLTAWTTVSTYKMKQ
- a CDS encoding type II secretion system protein GspL, whose protein sequence is MARILGLDLGSHSVKGLLLDATTRNSAVKGWAEVRRAPEGDRQETLRAALRELLARPELQHADQVVVALPGPSLATHQLALPFTDPKRIEATIPFEVESQIPFDLGDAVFDYQVATQVKDKGSELLVGVVRREELTTLLEMLNEAGVDPRVVTHPGITYQNLLMQQPGLFAGLDAEAVAIVDIGHERTTVAIGRPGMGVEFARTFSGGGLGLSRALATEFQTPLPEAHHWKEAHGALASEAQAQGPDGERAAAAFVRGLQPVLRELRPSFKAFTARTRRQVGAVLLCGGTARMPGIAEQLSKDLGVPARVLALPPESSGAVSASEQPLAMQAYSLALRGQASGAKAPRFNLRRGEFAFKGDYDYVKDKVGLLASFAATLLLLLIASGVVRNSVLARREAQVDAVLCDVTQRILGSCEKNYDIALNRLKGVESPAAALPKLSAVNLLAEMTQRVPADVPVTFDRIDIDLERISVRGLTDSSKQIDTIASAIKGHRCFKEVKEGKVEKTRDGNKVSFRLDIQVQCPEQPQGGEG